The Candidatus Saccharibacteria bacterium region TAGTACTGCCTTGGAGGCATCATTAACCTTGTAGTAAATCACTGCATTTATCCTAGCTGAAACATTATCTTTGGTGATTGCCTCTTGGCTCGGTACATCAACAGTCTTGACCCGAATATCAACCTTGATCATGCTCTGAATAACTGGGAATATCAATCTCCAGCCCGGATCAACAATCCCCTTATAGCGGCCAAATTGAAATTTTACCCCTCTTTGATATTCATCGACTTGTCTTATACTGATCAGGATAATCACGATCACAATCACTATTATTACAATACCCATTACCAGCTCCCGATTAATACTCTAGTAGTATTATGCACTATATAAATACAAATATAAAGTATTAAATCCAAGAGTACCCAGCATTGACCCACCACTAGGCCTGTGCTAGACTTGGATTAGTCCTTGGTGGAATGATTTGTTACAAAACAAATTAACGGGGAAGTAGGGTGAGATTCCCTCGCTGTGCCGCAACTGTAAGCTTGCCTAGTCAAGCAAAGCCAGAATACCGTACCATCAATAGACGTGTCCTTCGTAGCAAAGGAGCGTGTTGATTTAGACACACCTAACCCTTTGCGATTAATATTTACCAAAGAGGGAAGTGATGAAAGTATCTACTATATTGACTGGCAACTTCAAGCAATCTATTAGATTTAAAGACCTAGCAATTCTTGGGATAGTCCTGATAATGATCCTAGCTACCTTTGCTACGATCAAAGTTTTTGCTGGACAAGTCGAACATAGATCTCTATCCAACAACCAACAACAATCGCTAGTTGTTGATCATCAGGATCAGTCAGTATCGACCAACCCTACTTCATCTGAATCAAATTCAACTCCAAGCCAAGAGCCCACTACCCAGTCCGATCAGTCTACACCAGCAGCAACCATTTCTGATAGTAACAATTCTTCTAGTCAACCCGAACCCAACATAGCCCCCCAGTTGGCAATAACTAATCCTAATCCTCCGACCAACCCTTCGAGTCAACCAAACCCAGAGCCTATCCAGCCTGAAACCTTAAATATTAAGCTCCAAATCAATACTGATTCAGTCATACCACTAAAAATACTAGCTGGACTCAACCATTGCCAGCTGCTTGAACAAGCTCACAGTCAAGGCAAAATTAGCCAGCTAAATATTCGCTATTTCCCCGAGTATTCAAGCATGGGGGTAATCAGCATCAATAATATCGGCGATGCCAATCAAGTATATTGGACTTATAAAGTCAATGGAGCTGGTCCACCCCTGGGTTGCTCTCAGGT contains the following coding sequences:
- a CDS encoding DUF4430 domain-containing protein → MKVSTILTGNFKQSIRFKDLAILGIVLIMILATFATIKVFAGQVEHRSLSNNQQQSLVVDHQDQSVSTNPTSSESNSTPSQEPTTQSDQSTPAATISDSNNSSSQPEPNIAPQLAITNPNPPTNPSSQPNPEPIQPETLNIKLQINTDSVIPLKILAGLNHCQLLEQAHSQGKISQLNIRYFPEYSSMGVISINNIGDANQVYWTYKVNGAGPPLGCSQVLVKSGDFVLWEYQGK